In Schizosaccharomyces osmophilus chromosome 2, complete sequence, the following proteins share a genomic window:
- the spp42 gene encoding U5 snRNP complex subunit Spp42 → MASVPPGNPPPPPGFEPPNQPPPPPPGYAKKKKPKAPAPGGNLEKQLSERNRKWHASQKSKFGPKRKQGFVQTEKADLPPEHLRKIMKERGDMASKKFRADKRSYLGALKYLPHAVLKLLENMPMPWEEYREVRVLYHVTGAITFVNESPRVIEPHYIAQWGSMWVMMRREKRDRKNFKRLRFPPFDDEEPPFSIDQLLDLEPLEGVRMDLDEEEDAPVYDWFYDTRALEDTPHINGPTYRKWQLNLPQMANLHRLSYQLLSDLRDDNYFYLFNDQSFFTAKALNVAIPGGPKFEPLYKDEAPETEDWNEFNDIYKLIIRQPIRTEYRIAYPFLYNSRARSVVLSEYHQPMNVFIPPEDPDLPAFFWDPLINPITSRQLRSQKLSMSHEDETLNDEDEFEVPFDPFFADEDLEFEHTANALTLWWAPYPFNKRSGITKRAQDVPLVKQWYLEHCPPNQPVKVRVSYQKLLKSHVMNKLHTPHPKPHTNRNLFRQLKNTKFFQSTTIDWVEAGLQVCRQGYNMLQLLIHRKGLTYLHLDYNCNLKPTKTLTTKERKKSRFGNAFHLMREILRLTKLIVDSHVQYRLGNIDAYQLADGLHYTFNHIGQLTGMYRYKYRLMRQIRACKDLKHLIYYRFNTGPVGKGPGCGFWAPSWRVWLFFLRGIVPLLERWLGNLLARQFEGRHATGVAKQITKQRVDSHQDLELRAAVMNDILDMIPEGIRQGKSKTILQHLSEAWRCWKANIPWKVPGLPAPIENMILRYVKSKADWWTSVAHFNRERIRRGATVDKTVAKKNLGRLTRLWLKAEQERQHNYLKDGPYVTADEAVAIYTTVVHWLESRRFQPIPFPPLSYKHDTKLLVLALERLKEAYSVKGRLNQSQREELALVEQAYDNPHEMLSQIKRRLLTMRTFKEVGIEFMDMYSHLIPVYSVDPMEKICDAYLDQYLWFEADRRHLFPSWIKPGDSEPPPLLVYKWCQGINNLTDVWETQNGECNVLMESSLSKSFEKVDLTLLNRLLSLLMDTNLASYASAKNNVVLSYKDMSHTNSYGLVRGLQFSSFIWQFYGLVLDLLILGLQRATEIAGPPESPNDFLHFKDQATESRHPIRLYTRYIDRIYIMFRFNADEARELIQRFLNENPDPTNSNVVNYSKGKKNCWPRDARMRLMKHDVNLGRAVFWEIRNRLPRSLTTLDWEDTFPSVYSKDNPNLLFAMAGFELRILPKVRQNEEFTLRDGVWNLTNNLTKERTAQAFIRVTDEDIKKFSNRIRQILMSSGSTTFTKIANKWNTALIALMTYYREAAISTPELLDVLVKCESKVQTRVKISLNSKMPSRFPPAVFYSPKELGGLGMLSMGHVLIPQSDLRWSKQTDTGITHFRSGMTTNGEHLIPNLYRYIQPWESEFIDSQRVWAEYAMKRQEALQQNRRLTLEDLEDSWDRGIPRINTLFQKDRHTLAYDKGWRIRTEFKQYQLLKNNPFWWTSQRHDGKLWQLNNYRVDVIQALGGVEGILEHTMFKATGFPSWEGLFWEKASGFEESMKFKKLTNAQRSGLNQIPNRRFTLWWSPTINRANVYVGFQVQLDLTGIMMHGKIPTLKISLIQIFRSHLWQKIHESVVWDLCQVFDQELESLQIETVQKETIHPRKSYKMNSSCADILLFAAYKWNVSRPSLLNDNRDVLDNTTTNKYWVDVQLRFGDYDSHDIERYTRAKFLDYSTDSQSIYPSPTGVLIGIDLCYNMHSAYGNWIPGMKPLIQQSMNKIMKANPALYVLRERIRKGLQLYASEPQEQYLSSSNYADLFSNQIQLFVDDTNVYRVTIHKTFEGNLTTKPINGAIFIFNPRTGQLFLKVIHTSVWAGQKRLGQLAKWKTAEEVAALIRSLPVEEQPKQIIVTRKGMLDPLEVHLLDFPNITIKGSELQLPFQAIIKLERINDLILRATEPQMVLFNLYDDWLQSVSSYTAFSRLILILRALNVNPEKTKLILRPDKSIITQANHIWPSLDDQQWLDVEPQLRDLILADYAKKNNVNVASLTNSEVRDIILGMAISAPSLQRQQIAEIEKQGRDNDQVTAVTTKTTNIHGDEMVVTTTSAYENEKFSSKTEWRNRAISSTNLHLRTKNVYVNSDNISEIVPYTYVLPQNLLRKFVMISDLRTQVAGMLYGRSPADNPQIKEIHCIAMVPQLGSIKNVQIPSKLPEDLQLPILDDLEPLGWVHTQSSELPYLSSADVTTHAKLSTQHGDWAGKSIALTVSYVPGSISLAAYGVTDEGISWGSNNMDINSDEAVGFNPEMGQKCQLLLSDRIQGFFLTPEEDVWNYNFNGASFSGNMTYGMKLDVPLSFFALEHRPTHVISYTEMEGNDHFEEDMPDAFA, encoded by the coding sequence ATGGCGTCGGTACCACCGGGGAATCCACCTCCTCCGCCTGGATTTGAGCCTCCAAATCAACCTCCTCCTCCACCTCCTGGATAtgcgaaaaagaaaaaaccaaaagcaCCAGCTCCTGGCGgtaatttggaaaaacagTTGAGTGAGCGTAACCGAAAATGGCACGCTTcccaaaaaagcaagtttgGACCTAAAAGGAAACAAGGATTTGTTCAAACAGAGAAGGCAGATCTTCCTCCTGAACACTTGCGCAAAATTATGAAGGAGCGCGGCGACATGGCATCTAAAAAATTTCGTGCCGATAAGCGTTCTTATTTGGGTGCCCTCAAGTATTTACCTCATGCTGTTTTAAAATTGCTCGAAAATATGCCAATGCCATGGGAAGAATACAGAGAAGTACGTGTTCTGTACCATGTTACAGGTGCTATTACGTTTGTGAATGAAAGCCCTCGTGTAATTGAACCTCATTATATAGCACAATGGGGGTCCATGTGGGTTATGATGAGAAGAGAGAAACGTGAtagaaagaatttcaagCGCTTGCGATTCCCTCCATTCGATGATGAGGAACCCCCATTTTCTATAGATCAATTATTAGATTTAGAGCCCTTAGAAGGCGTGCGGATGGACttggatgaagaagaagatgcaCCGGTTTACGATTGGTTTTATGATACCCGTGCTCTTGAGGATACACCTCATATCAATGGCCCTACATATAGAAAATGGCAACTAAATCTGCCGCAAATGGCAAATTTACATCGTCTTTCGTATCAGCTTCTGAGCGATTTAAGAGAtgataattatttttacttgtttAATGatcaaagcttttttaCTGCTAAAGCTTTGAATGTGGCGATACCTGGTGGACCCAAATTCGAACCATTATACAAAGATGAAGCCCCAGAAACCGAGGACTGGAATGAATTCAATGATATTTATAAACTTATTATTAGACAGCCGATTCGAACAGAATACAGGATTGCTTACCCGTTTTTGTATAATTCCAGAGCCCGGAGTGTCGTACTGAGCGAATATCATCAGCCCATGAATGTATTCATTCCACCAGAGGATCCAGATTTGCCTGCGTTTTTCTGGGATCCATTAATTAATCCTATAACTTCGCGCCAGTTACGATCTCAAAAGCTATCAATGTCACACGAAGATGAAACACTTAATGATGAGGATGAATTTGAGGTTCCGTTTGACCCTTTCTTTGCTGATGAAGATTTGGAGTTTGAACATACTGCTAATGCGTTGACGTTATGGTGGGCCCCGTATCCTTTTAACAAACGCTCTGGTATTACCAAGCGAGCGCAGGACGTGCCCTTGGTAAAGCAATGGTACTTAGAACATTGTCCTCCTAACCAACCGGTTAAAGTTCGTGTATCCTACCAGAAGTTGTTAAAGTCACATGTCATGAATAAGCTTCACACACCTCATCCAAAACCACACACAAACAGGAATTTGTTTAGGCAATTAAAGAACACAAAGTTTTTTCAGAGTACAACCATCGACTGGGTTGAAGCTGGTCTTCAGGTTTGTCGTCAAGGTTATAACATGCTTCAATTATTAATCCACCGCAAGGGACTTACTTACTTGCATTTGGATTATAACTGTAATTTAAAGCCAACTAAAACTCTTACTAccaaggaaagaaaaaagtcGAGATTTGGtaatgcttttcatttgatgCGTGAAATTCTTCGACTTACGAAATTGATTGTTGACTCTCATGTACAGTATCGTTTGGGGAATATTGATGCTTATCAGCTAGCCGACGGATTACATTATACCTTCAACCATATTGGTCAACTAACAGGAATGTACCGTTATAAGTACCGCTTAATGAGACAAATCCGAGCTTGTAAGGATTTAAAACACTTAATTTATTATCGTTTTAATACTGGACCTGTCGGTAAGGGACCTGGCTGCGGATTTTGGGCTCCAAGTTGGCGTGTAtggcttttctttttgagaGGTATTGTTCCTCTGTTAGAACGTTGGTTGGGTAATTTGCTTGCTAGACAATTCGAGGGTCGTCATGCCACTGGCGTTGCTAAACAAATCACAAAGCAGCGTGTTGATTCTCATCAAGATTTGGAATTGAGAGCAGCTGTCATGAACGATATTCTTGATATGATTCCTGAAGGTATTCGTCAAggcaaaagcaaaaccaTTTTGCAGCATTTGAGTGAAGCTTGGAGATGTTGGAAAGCTAATATCCCTTGGAAGGTTCCGGGATTACCAGCTCCTATAGAAAATATGATCCTTCGTTATGTAAAGTCCAAGGCCGATTGGTGGACTTCTGTCGCTCACTTTAACCGTGAACGTATTCGCCGCGGTGCAACTGTTGACAAGACAGtagcaaagaagaatttagGAAGACTGACTAGATTGTGGTTGAAGGCCGAACAAGAACGACAACACAATTATCTTAAAGACGGACCCTATGTTACAGCTGATGAAGCCGTTGCTATATATACCACTGTCGTTCACTGGTTAGAAAGCCGCCGCTTCCAGCCGATTCCCTTTCCTCCGTTGTCATACAAACATGATACTAAACTTTTAGTTTTGGCTTTGGAAAGGCTAAAAGAGGCATATTCTGTGAAAGGTCGCTTAAATCAATCTCAAAGAGAAGAATTGGCATTAGTTGAACAAGCCTATGACAATCCTCATGAGATGTTATCCCAAATAAAGAGACGTTTACTTACGATGAGAACATTTAAAGAAGTTGGCATTGAATTTATGGATATGTACTCCCATCTAATTCCAGTATATTCTGTCGATCCAATGGAAAAGATCTGCGATGCCTATTTAGACCAGTACCTATGGTTTGAGGCAGACCGTCGTCatttgtttccttcttggATCAAACCTGGAGATTCTGAACCTCCCCCGCTTCTTGTATACAAGTGGTGCCAGGGAATTAATAACTTAACTGATGTCTGGGAAACACAAAATGGTGAATGTAATGTATTAATGGAATCAAGTTTATCAAaatcatttgaaaaagttgattTAACCCTCTTAAATCGACTTTTGTCGTTACTTATGGATACTAATCTTGCATCTTATGCAAGCGCTAAAAACAATGTTGTTTTGTCTTACAAAGATATGTCTCATACGAATTCTTATGGACTAGTCCGCGGACTTCaattttcaagttttaTCTGGCAATTCTATGGACTTGTGCTGGACTTGCTCATTCTTGGCCTTCAAAGAGCTACTGAAATCGCTGGCCCTCCTGAGTCGCCCAATGATTTTCTGCATTTTAAAGACCAGGCTACGGAGTCTAGGCATCCAATTCGTTTATATACAAGATATATTGATCGTATTTACATAATGTTCAGATTTAATGCAGACGAAGCTCGCGAATTAATCCAGCGCTTTTTGAATGAGAATCCTGATCCTACAAACAGCAACGTTGTAAACTATTCAAAagggaagaaaaattgCTGGCCAAGGGATGCCCGAATGCGTCTCATGAAGCATGATGTTAACTTAGGCCGTGCAGTATTTTGGGAAATACGCAATCGTTTGCCCCGTTCTTTAACCACCCTAGACTGGGAGGATACATTCCCAAGTGTTTACAGTAAAGATAACCCCAATTTATTGTTTGCCATGGCCGGATTTGAACTTCGAATCCTTCCTAAAGTTAGACAAAATGAGGAATTTACTTTACGAGATGGCGTTTGGAACTTGACGAATAATctaacaaaagaaagaacagCACAGGCATTCATTCGCGTCACCGACGAAGACATCAAGAAATTCAGTAACCGTATTCGTCAAATTCTTATGTCTTCTGGTTCAACCACATTTACCAAGATCGCTAACAAATGGAATACAGCTTTAATTGCTTTAATGACTTACTATCGCGAGGCTGCGATTTCGACTCCGGAATTGTTGGATGTGCTTGTGAAATGCGAATCTAAAGTTCAAACTCGAGTGAAAATTTCTCTCAATTCTAAAATGCCTAGCCGGTTTCCACCAGCTGTGTTCTATTCACCCAAAGAACTGGGAGGTTTAGGTATGCTTTCAATGGGCCATGTGTTAATTCCACAATCTGATTTACGCTGGTCTAAACAAACTGACACTGGCATTACTCATTTCCGAAGCGGTATGACTACAAACGGCGAGCATTTAATTCCCAATTTATATCGCTATATTCAGCCTTGGGAGTCTGAATTTATAGATTCTCAACGCGTTTGGGCAGAATATGCAATGAAAAGACAGGAAGCATTACAACAGAATCGAAGATTGACATTAGAAGACTTGGAAGATTCATGGGATCGTGGTATTCCAAGAATCAACACACTGTTCCAAAAAGATAGACACACTCTTGCGTATGACAAGGGTTGGCGTATCCGAACCGAGTTTAAACAGTATCAGTTGCTTAAAAATAATCCTTTTTGGTGGACAAGCCAGCGTCATGACGGAAAATTATGGCAGCTGAATAACTACCGTGTCGATGTTATTCAAGCCCTCGGCGGTGTTGAAGGCATCTTAGAACATACAATGTTCAAAGCAACTGGTTTCCCTTCATGGGAAGGTCTATTTTGGGAAAAGGCTTCTGGATTCGAAGAGTCAATGAAATTTAAGAAGCTTACTAATGCCCAGCGTTCAGGTTTGAATCAAATCCCCAACCGAAGATTCACTTTATGGTGGAGTCCAACAATTAACCGAGCCAACGTGTATGTCGGTTTTCAGGTTCAGTTGGATTTGACTGGTATTATGATGCACGGAAAGATTCCTACTTTGAAGATTTCTCTTATTCAAATTTTCCGGTCTCATCTTTGgcaaaaaattcatgaaTCAGTCGTTTGGGATCTTTGCCAAGTATTTGACCAGGAGTTAGAATCTTTGCAGATAGAAACCGTTCAAAAGGAAACCATTCACCCAAGAAAGAGTTATAAGATGAATAGTTCTTGTGCTGATATATTATTGTTTGCTGCATATAAGTGGAATGTATCACGTCCATCTCTTCTTAACGATAATCGTGATGTTCTTGATAATACGAcaacaaataaatactGGGTGGATGTTCAGCTTCGTTTCGGTGATTATGATTCCCATGATATCGAAAGATACACTCGTGCGAAGTTCTTAGATTATAGCACGGATTCTCAAAGTATTTATCCATCACCGACAGGTGTTTTGATTGGTATCGATTTGTGCTACAACATGCATAGTGCCTATGGTAATTGGATCCCTGGAATGAAGCCGCTGATTCAACAGAGtatgaataaaattatGAAGGCAAACCCTGCCCTTTATGTTTTGCGTGAACGTATCCGCAAAGGTTTGCAACTCTATGCCTCCGAGCCACAAGAGCAATATctctcttcttcaaattacGCTGATTTATTCAGCAACCAGATACAACTCTTTGTTGATGATACTAACGTCTACCGTGTAACAATTCATAAGACTTTCGAAGGTAATTTGACTACAAAACCTATCAATGGTgctatatttattttcaatccAAGGACTGGtcaattatttttgaagGTTATTCACACATCTGTTTGGGCAGGTCAGAAACGTCTTGGTCAGTTAGCTAAGTGGAAGACTGCCGAGGAAGTCGCTGCTTTGATCCGTTCATTACCTGTTGAGGAACAACCTAAGCAGATTATTGTCACACGTAAGGGTATGCTTGATCCCTTAGAGGTACATCTTCTTGATTTCCCAAATATCACAATTAAAGGAAGCGAGCTTCAACTTCCTTTCCAAGCTATCATTAAACTGGAGAGGATAAATGATCTAATTCTTCGAGCTACTGAGCCACAAATGGTACTCTTTAATTTATATGATGATTGGCTTCAATCTGTATCATCTTATACTGCGTTTTCTCGTCTTATATTAATCTTGAGGGCGCTGAATGTCAACCCCGAGAAGACCAAACTTATCCTTCGTCCCGACAAGTCCATCATTACCCAAGCAAATCACATTTGGCCCAGCTTGGATGATCAACAATGGCTAGATGTCGAACCCCAGCTTCGGGATTTAATTCTAGCAGATTATGCCAAGAAGAACAATGTGAATGTTGCTAGTTTAACGAACTCAGAAGTTCGTGACATTATTTTAGGTATGGCAATTTCAGCACCCTCTTTGCAGCGTCAACAGATtgctgaaattgaaaaacaaggtCGTGATAATGATCAGGTTACAGCTGTAACAACCAAAACAACCAACATTCATGGTGATGAAATGGTTGTTACAACGACCTCGGCGtacgaaaatgaaaagttttctaGCAAAACAGAATGGAGAAACCGAGCTATCTCTTCTACGAACCTTCATCTTCGAACAAAGAATGTCTATGTTAATTCTGATAACATAAGTGAAATTGTACCTTACACTTACGTCTTACCTCAAAATCTACTTAGAAAATTTGTGATGATTTCAGATCTTCGTACGCAAGTTGCCGGAATGTTATATGGAAGAAGTCCTGCTGATAACCCCCAGATCAAGGAGATTCACTGTATTGCTATGGTCCCTCAGCTGGGTAGCATCAAAAATGTACAAATTCCATCTAAGCTTCCAGAAGATTTACAACTTCCTATTTTGGATGATTTAGAACCTTTGGGATGGGTTCATACTCAAAGCTCCGAGTTACCTTACTTGTCTTCTGCCGACGTAACTACACACGCCAAACTAAGCACCCAACATGGGGATTGGGCTGGAAAATCGATTGCGTTGACAGTAAGTTATGTGCCGGGCTCGATTTCCCTAGCAGCGTATGGTGTTACTGATGAAGGAATCAGCTGGGGTAGCAACAATATGGATATTAACAGTGATGAAGCTGTTGGATTCAACCCTGAGATGGGTCAAAAATGCCAGCTGTTGCTATCTGACCGGATTCAAGGGTTCTTCTTAACTCCAGAGGAGGATGTGTGGAACTACAATTTCAATGGTGCTAGCTTTAGCGGTAATATGACATACGGCATGAAATTGGATGTTCCACTCTCATTCTTTGCTTTGGAACATAGACCTACGCATGTGATAAGCTATACTGAGATGGAAGGAAACGAtcattttgaagaagacatGCCTGATGCGTTCgcttaa